In Dromaius novaehollandiae isolate bDroNov1 chromosome 16, bDroNov1.hap1, whole genome shotgun sequence, one genomic interval encodes:
- the CTCFL gene encoding transcriptional repressor CTCFL encodes MDAAFGLVEPFTKIKGTGEEDDEDRVAWVKEESSACDCGAGVTALDGGGDPPEWSLPPEEGEKQLLTLQTVHLEAGEDAFQGEHQLSMPPQNGERAGAWDGAGLLQPLVVVQQGHGLLQDLPAGVALSVQEGVCVFYDLEVIQSSILQERMQAKNLESKSPESPVDMLLIELDGDKDVIALENKVQPLTPSEEGGEKELFSVGEAKSLDCKASGDLLVSCNKHKQQEYVNPSEQAVTKSPKSLKPQISTSCQKKAVFNCDLCAFTSLRISSLNRHVKIHSDEKRHVCHLCLKAFRTATLLRNHVNAHTGTRPYKCSDCDMAFVTSGELARHRRYKHTLEKPFKCSICKYSSVEASKLKRHIRSHTGERPYACYLCSYASKDTCKLKRHMITHSGEKPYECYVCQARFTQSGTMKIHILQKHGENVPKYQCPHCSTFIARKSDLGVHLRNLHSYMAVAVKCSYCEAAFHERYALTQHKKTHRNEKRFRCDQCSYACKQERCLLVHKRTHTGEKPFTCLCCGKSFRRKQLLTVHFRKHHDSNFKPTVYECPKCGKGYSRWSNMHKHAENCGLVRAKAVTSRKRSKGKKKKRENLKHVKQEGNQRIS; translated from the exons ATGGATGCGGCCTTCGGGCTGGTGGAGCCTTTCACCAAAATCAAGGGTACGGGAGAAGAGGACGACGAGGACAGGGTAGCCTGGGTGAAGGAGGAGAGCAGTGCCTGTGACTGCGGTGCTGGAGTCACCGCGCTGGATGGAGGAGGTGACCCCCCAGAGTGGTCCCTGCCCCCCGAAGAGGGCGAAAAGCAGTTGCTGACATTACAGACAGTGCATCTGGAGGCGGGGGAAGACGCCTTCCAGGGGGAGCATCAGCTAAGCATGCCGCCGCAGAATGGGGAGCGCGCGGGGGCGTGGGACGGGGCCGGCCTCCTGCAGCCTCTGGTGGTGGTGCAGCAGGGGCACGGTCTTCTCCAGGACCTGCCTGCAGGTGTGGCCCTGAGCGTACAGGAAGGGGTCTGCGTGTTTTATGACCTGGAGGTGATCCAGAGTAGTATTTTGCAAGAAAGAATGCAAGCAAAGAATTTAGAAAGCAAGTCACCAGAGAGCCCGGTAGACATGCTACTGATTGAG ctTGACGGAGATAAAGATGTCATCGCACTTGAAAATAAGGTCCAGCCACTAACTCCATctgaagagggaggagaaaaggaacTTTTCAGTGTTGGGGAAGCAAAGAGCCTGGACTGTAAAGCCAGTGGTGATTTGTTGGTTTCATGCAATAAACACAAACAACAGGAATATGTGAATCCATCAGAACAAGCTGTTACCAAAAGTCCCAAGTCTCTAAAACCTCAAATTAGCACTTCATGtcagaaaaaag CAGTTTTCAACTGTGATTTGTGCGCGTTCACCTCACTCAGAATATCAAGTCTTAACCGTCATGTGAAAATCCATTCTGATGAAAAACGTCATGTGTGTCACCTGTGTCTCAAGGCTTTTCGTACAGCTACTCTCCTGCGTAACCATGTGAATGCACATACAG GGACCAGACCATATAAATGCAGTGACTGTGATATGGCATTTGTGACCAGTGGTGAGCTTGCACGACACAGGCGTTACAAGCATACTTTAGAAAAACCTTTCAAGTGTTCAATATGTAAATATTCTAGCGTAGAA GCAAGCAAACTGAAGCGACACATTCGCTCACATACAGGAGAGCGTCCTTATGCCTGTTACCTTTGCAGTTATGCTAGCAAAGATACATGTAAACTGAAAAGACACATGATAACTCATTCAG GTGAAAAACCGTATGAATGTTATGTTTGCCAGGCCAGATTCACTCAAAGTGGTACCATGAAAATTCATATATTACAAAAGCATGGTGAAAATGTGCCAAAATACCAATGTCCACATTGTAGTACATTTATTGCAAGAAAAAGTGACTTGG GTGTCCACTTGCGAAATCTGCATTCCTACATGGCAGTGGCAGTTAAATGCAGTTACTGTGAAGCCGCTTTTCATGAGCGCTATGCTCTTACTCAGCACAAGAAGactcacagaaatgaaaaaagattcAGATGTGATCAGTGCAGCTATGCATGCAAGCAG GAACGATGCTTACTTGTGCATAAACGAACCCATACTGGTGAGAAGCCCTTTACTTGCTTGTGCTGCGGCAAAAGCTTTCGACGAAAGCAGCTTCTCACTGTTCACTTTAGGAAGCACCACGATTCCAATTTTAAACCTACAGTTTATGAATGCCCTAAATGTGGTAAGGGCTATTCACGCTGG AGTAATATGCATAAGCATGCTGAAAATTGTGGATTGGTGAGGGCAAAAGCTGTTACATCCAGGAAAAGAAgcaagggcaaaaagaaaaaacgCGAGAACCTAAAGCATGTTAAGCAAGAAGGTAATCAGCGAATAAGTTAG